In a single window of the Danio aesculapii chromosome 20, fDanAes4.1, whole genome shotgun sequence genome:
- the nt5c1bb gene encoding cytosolic 5'-nucleotidase 1A — protein sequence MSEIKAPEAASADRKAAPSEEKDWAAAKAHYENLKSKKPRPPKPKYAVTIAVSSRTLFDLTAERKIFEEEGVEKYVQHQQDNENQPLSPGVAFPFVKALMTVNERLRELYPESEELFDIVLMTNNHAQVGVRLMNSINHYDLTIERFCMTGGQSPIGYLKAYMTNLYLSRDSKKVGEAIEEGIAAAIMFKPDVETKLSETQLRVAFDGDAVLFSDESEIIVKQHGLDTFFEHEKQYENKPLAQGPLKCFLEALGKLQKKFYAKNERLNCPIRTFLVTARSAASSGARVLKTLRSWGLEIDEALFLAGAPKGPLLQKIRPHIFFDDQMFHIEGAKEMGTIAAHVPYGIGQKYNKGKLIEPEKQQN from the exons ATGAGCGAAATAAAAGCGCCAGAAGCGGCTTCAGCAGATAGAAAAGCAGCTCCGTCAGAAGAAAAAGACTGGGCGGCCGCTAAAGCGCACTATGAAAACTTGAAGTCTAAGAAACCGAGACCC CCCAAGCCGAAATATGCTGTCACTATCGCAGTTTCTTCCCGGACATTGTTTGACTTGACGGCGGAAAGGAAGATCTTTGAGGAAGAAGGTGTGGAGAAATATGTTCAACATCAGCAGGACAACGAGAACCAGCCCCTCAGTCCAGGAGTTGCCTTTCCTTTCGTCAAA GCACTGATGACTGTAAACGAGCGTCTGAGGGAACTTTATCCGGAAAGTGAAGAGCTGTTTGACATTGTTCTCATGACCAATAATCACGCCCAAGTTGGGGTGCGGCTGATGAATAGCATAAATCACTACG ATTTGACCATAGAGCGATTCTGCATGACTGGAGGTCAGAGTCCCATCGGCTACCTCAAAGCCTACATGACTAACCTGTATCTCTCCAGAGATTCCAAGAAAGTCGGGGAGGCCATCGAGGAAG GTATCGCAGCAGCCATCATGTTTAAGCCTGATGTGGAGACTAAGCTGTCTGAGACTCAGCTGCGTGTGGCGTTTGATGGAGACGCTGTGCTCTTCTCGGATGAGTCTGAGATCATAGTGAAACAGCACGGCCTGGACACCTTCTTTGAGCATGAAAAGCAGTATGAGAACAAACCACTCGCACAG GGCCCTCTAAAATGCTTCCTGGAGGCTCTCGGGAAGCTCCAGAAGAAATTCTATGCCAAGAACGAGCGTCTGAACTGCCCCATCCGGACCTTCCTGGTGACAGCCAGAAGTGCAGCCAGCTCTGGGGCCCGTGTGCTGAAGACGCTCAGGAGCTGGGGCCTGGAGATCGATGAGGCTTTGTTTCTCGCCGGAGCCCCTAAAGGGCCCCTACTGCAGAAGATTCGCCCGCACATATTTTTTGATGATCAGATGTTCCACATCGAAGGGGCGAAGGAGATGGGCACTATTGCTGCCCACGTGCCATATGGCATCGGACAGAAATATAACAAAGGGAAGCTGATTGAACCAGAAAAGCAGCAGAACTGA